One part of the Candidatus Sericytochromatia bacterium genome encodes these proteins:
- a CDS encoding YqeG family HAD IIIA-type phosphatase produces the protein MASSSLEPDFSPASPAPDRPPGLLRPGMRVAHVSDIDLGALRQRGIRGLIFDLDDTLVAAMSPTADPAVQRWIAAVKADFAVYVVSNNISERRVAIASHDLGLPYVARARKPSRRSFRRALAELGLRPEEAAIVGDQLFTDVLGGNRLGALTILVDPLSVPRRWHRRWMRSLETYVLRRHGGMPYAASRPSHEATVTD, from the coding sequence TTGGCCAGCTCCTCCCTGGAACCGGACTTCTCGCCAGCCTCTCCCGCGCCGGACAGGCCACCCGGATTGTTGAGGCCGGGAATGCGCGTCGCGCACGTCTCCGACATCGATCTGGGGGCCTTGCGGCAGCGCGGCATCCGGGGCCTGATCTTCGACCTTGATGACACCCTGGTCGCCGCGATGTCCCCGACGGCCGACCCGGCCGTTCAGCGCTGGATCGCGGCCGTCAAGGCGGATTTCGCCGTGTATGTGGTGTCAAACAACATCTCGGAACGCCGGGTGGCGATCGCCTCCCACGACCTGGGCCTGCCCTACGTCGCCCGCGCTCGCAAGCCGAGTCGTCGCTCTTTCCGGCGGGCCCTGGCGGAGTTGGGCCTGCGCCCGGAAGAGGCGGCCATCGTCGGTGACCAGCTCTTCACGGACGTGCTCGGCGGCAATCGACTGGGGGCGTTGACCATTCTGGTCGATCCGCTATCGGTGCCGCGTCGCTGGCACCGCCGCTGGATGCGCTCTCTGGAAACCTATGTTTTACGACGCCATGGGGGAATGCCCTATGCGGCCTCCCGCCCGAGCCACGAAGCGACCGTGACGGACTGA
- a CDS encoding inositol monophosphatase family protein, translating to MLDFAIATARAAGQVLREGLNSPREIRYKGAIDLVTEMDLAAERIILDAIRARFPDHAILSEEAGASEGATRGGYRWVVDPLDGTTNYAHGLPLFCVSIGLERDGVPVLGVIYAPVLDELYAAELGCGATLNGKPIHVSQTNDLNRSLLVTGFPYDVQVKSSNLQHFGSFIHAVQAVRRLGSAAIDLAWVAAGRFDGFWEPRLAPWDLCAGSVIVSEAGGRVSAYDGGPFSIYGKEVLASNGLVHEAMIGVLQGQPAANGTPAAGGTP from the coding sequence GTGCTCGACTTTGCCATTGCGACCGCCCGCGCGGCGGGCCAGGTGTTGCGAGAGGGGCTCAACAGCCCTCGCGAGATCCGCTACAAGGGCGCGATCGACCTGGTCACCGAGATGGACTTGGCGGCCGAACGGATCATTCTGGACGCGATCCGGGCCCGCTTCCCCGACCATGCCATTTTGTCGGAAGAAGCAGGCGCCAGCGAAGGGGCCACCCGAGGCGGCTACCGCTGGGTGGTCGATCCGCTCGACGGCACCACCAATTACGCGCACGGCCTGCCGCTGTTCTGCGTGTCGATCGGACTCGAACGCGATGGCGTGCCCGTGCTGGGCGTCATCTACGCTCCCGTGCTGGATGAATTGTACGCCGCGGAGTTGGGCTGCGGCGCAACCCTGAACGGGAAGCCGATTCACGTCTCGCAGACCAACGACCTGAACCGCTCTCTACTGGTGACCGGCTTCCCTTACGACGTACAGGTGAAGTCGAGCAACCTTCAGCACTTCGGCTCGTTCATACACGCCGTGCAAGCGGTCCGACGCCTGGGGTCGGCAGCGATCGACCTGGCCTGGGTGGCAGCCGGGCGCTTCGATGGCTTCTGGGAACCCCGGCTGGCGCCCTGGGACCTCTGCGCAGGCAGCGTGATCGTCTCGGAGGCGGGGGGACGCGTTTCAGCCTACGACGGTGGGCCCTTCAGCATCTACGGCAAGGAGGTGCTGGCCTCGAATGGCCTGGTACACGAAGCCATGATCGGGGTCTTGCAAGGACAGCCGGCGGCCAACGGAACGCCGGCCGCCGGCGGGACCCCATGA
- a CDS encoding phosphatidate cytidylyltransferase — MLKLRVLSGAAFIVVCLACLWAGGIAYMAMITVFALLCVRELCRLFALKGYAPATMLITASVLVMDVLAGLMGPTYMAPLFTFSAIAILVWLLTRIRPRAGIADIATSWFALIYIGFLPCHLILVRNLPEPYGFQFSVLLNTCIWATDIFAYFGGRWLGRTKLLEAVSPKKTIEGSLTGTVCAGALGALWASIFAFPWVHGLALGLIVSIVAQIGDLTESLLKRDAGTKDSGTAIPGHGGMLDRLDSYLLTGAAVYYYLRWVYHPWLP, encoded by the coding sequence GTGCTGAAGCTTCGGGTTCTGAGCGGGGCGGCCTTCATCGTCGTGTGTCTGGCCTGTCTCTGGGCGGGCGGGATCGCTTACATGGCGATGATCACGGTCTTCGCCCTGTTGTGTGTGCGCGAGTTGTGTCGTTTGTTCGCGCTCAAGGGCTACGCGCCCGCCACCATGCTGATCACCGCCTCCGTTCTGGTGATGGACGTGCTGGCTGGGTTGATGGGCCCAACCTACATGGCGCCGCTGTTCACTTTCAGCGCGATTGCCATTCTGGTCTGGCTGCTCACCCGTATCCGCCCTCGTGCGGGCATCGCGGACATTGCGACCAGCTGGTTTGCGCTGATCTACATCGGTTTCTTGCCCTGTCACCTGATTCTGGTGCGCAACCTGCCCGAACCCTATGGCTTTCAGTTCAGTGTCCTGCTCAACACCTGCATCTGGGCCACGGACATCTTCGCCTATTTCGGGGGACGCTGGCTGGGGCGCACCAAGTTGCTGGAGGCTGTCAGCCCCAAAAAGACCATCGAAGGGAGCCTCACAGGAACTGTCTGTGCCGGCGCCCTCGGGGCGCTTTGGGCCTCGATTTTCGCTTTTCCCTGGGTTCACGGACTCGCCTTGGGCCTGATTGTCAGCATCGTGGCCCAGATTGGGGATCTGACGGAATCCCTTCTCAAGCGCGATGCCGGCACCAAGGATTCTGGCACGGCCATTCCCGGCCACGGGGGCATGCTCGACCGCCTGGATTCCTATCTGCTCACCGGTGCGGCCGTCTACTACTACCTGCGCTGGGTCTATCACCCCTGGCTGCCCTGA
- a CDS encoding DUF2490 domain-containing protein, producing the protein MTEPNMPFPSRPAEDTGAAPRKARRAGRQTRTGDSSNIDRQLAAIITLGVTLWCSPWLAAPARADVEFWNWTEWRVPLTSRAPWTGQPVHWRTFSDVRLGLRYPGLGWNFFRAGPLWTLAPWLVVGTQATVISVQATPGNYLQEYRLELEPTFLWRTGPWQFSDRNRLEHRMRWGGSGQTAHLRYRNQLRVAYAPDGASWIPFAWNEPLFEFNGEGLAQNRAEVGIGYRFNADARLDLGVMWRARSQANAWEHDGILNAYLYLAPQLRPLFDPS; encoded by the coding sequence ATGACAGAACCGAACATGCCATTCCCCTCGCGCCCTGCTGAGGACACGGGGGCCGCTCCGCGGAAGGCCCGCAGAGCGGGGCGACAGACCAGGACGGGTGACTCAAGCAACATCGACCGACAGCTGGCCGCCATCATCACCTTGGGCGTCACGCTTTGGTGCTCGCCCTGGCTCGCGGCCCCGGCTCGGGCCGACGTCGAGTTCTGGAACTGGACGGAGTGGCGAGTGCCCCTGACCTCGCGGGCGCCCTGGACGGGGCAACCCGTTCACTGGCGTACCTTCAGCGATGTCCGTCTCGGGCTGCGCTACCCGGGATTGGGCTGGAATTTTTTCCGGGCTGGCCCGCTCTGGACGCTGGCGCCGTGGCTGGTGGTGGGAACCCAGGCCACCGTCATCAGCGTGCAGGCAACGCCGGGCAACTACTTACAGGAGTATCGCCTGGAGTTGGAGCCCACCTTCCTGTGGCGCACGGGGCCCTGGCAGTTCAGTGACCGCAACCGACTCGAACATCGGATGCGCTGGGGGGGAAGCGGACAGACCGCGCATCTGCGTTATCGCAACCAGCTGCGGGTCGCCTATGCGCCGGACGGGGCCAGCTGGATCCCCTTCGCCTGGAATGAGCCCCTGTTTGAATTCAACGGCGAAGGGTTGGCCCAGAATCGCGCCGAGGTCGGCATCGGCTATCGCTTCAATGCCGATGCTCGCCTGGATCTGGGCGTGATGTGGCGCGCGCGTTCACAGGCCAACGCCTGGGAACACGACGGCATCCTGAACGCCTACCTGTACCTGGCCCCGCAGCTTCGGCCCCTGTTCGACCCGTCCTGA
- the tsf gene encoding translation elongation factor Ts produces the protein MAEISAALVKELREKTNVGMMDCKKALTETNGDMEAAIDLLRKKGMAKAAAKGSRIATEGLVGAALAADGKTAALVEVNCETDFVARNETFSHVVAAVADLVVAKASSEEGTGDDLLALSSWEAGKTVDESVKEAIQKTGEKIDIRRFVRYQAAAGGVLGSYIHLGGKIGVLIELQGGDAALAKDLAMHVAASQPQFIHRDQVPSDVVEKERDILMAQSDLQSKPENVRAKMVEGRIGKFFEQICLVDQAFVKDPGVTVKDLLAKSSASITRFTRFGLGEGLEKKQDNFAEEVASYMKA, from the coding sequence TGATGGACTGCAAGAAAGCATTGACCGAGACCAACGGCGATATGGAAGCCGCCATCGACCTGCTGCGCAAGAAGGGCATGGCCAAGGCTGCAGCGAAGGGCTCGCGGATTGCGACCGAAGGTCTCGTGGGCGCCGCTCTGGCGGCTGATGGGAAGACCGCTGCGCTGGTCGAAGTCAATTGCGAGACCGACTTCGTGGCCCGCAACGAGACCTTCTCTCACGTGGTTGCGGCGGTGGCCGACCTGGTGGTGGCCAAGGCCTCCTCAGAGGAAGGCACGGGGGATGACCTGCTCGCCCTCTCCAGCTGGGAAGCCGGCAAGACCGTCGATGAGAGCGTCAAGGAAGCCATCCAGAAGACGGGCGAGAAGATCGACATTCGTCGCTTCGTTCGTTACCAGGCGGCTGCGGGTGGCGTGCTGGGCAGCTACATTCACCTGGGTGGCAAGATCGGCGTGCTGATCGAACTGCAAGGTGGCGATGCCGCACTCGCCAAGGACTTGGCGATGCACGTGGCAGCCTCGCAGCCGCAGTTCATCCATCGGGACCAGGTGCCCAGCGATGTCGTGGAGAAAGAGCGTGACATCCTGATGGCGCAGTCCGACCTCCAGTCCAAGCCGGAAAATGTTCGTGCCAAGATGGTGGAAGGCCGCATCGGCAAGTTCTTCGAGCAGATCTGCCTCGTTGACCAGGCCTTCGTGAAGGACCCAGGCGTGACGGTCAAGGATTTGCTGGCGAAGTCTTCCGCCTCGATCACGCGCTTCACGCGGTTTGGTCTGGGAGAAGGCCTTGAGAAGAAGCAGGACAACTTCGCTGAGGAAGTCGCCTCTTACATGAAGGCGTAA
- a CDS encoding zf-TFIIB domain-containing protein produces the protein MTNPSENEENWFREQERRKREDEALAEQHRADVAARDARKSMHWMKCPKCGADLRARRYENIELDECVECHGTWLDAGELKALAQEKAGGLFGFLTRKRGSTGPLPPLPPR, from the coding sequence TTGACGAATCCGAGCGAAAACGAGGAAAACTGGTTTCGCGAACAGGAGCGCCGGAAGCGAGAAGATGAAGCCCTGGCCGAACAGCATCGGGCCGATGTGGCCGCGCGGGATGCGCGCAAGAGCATGCACTGGATGAAGTGCCCCAAGTGTGGCGCGGACTTGCGGGCGCGTCGCTACGAAAATATCGAACTCGATGAATGCGTGGAATGCCACGGAACCTGGCTCGACGCCGGTGAACTGAAGGCTTTGGCCCAGGAGAAGGCGGGCGGATTGTTTGGCTTCCTGACCCGGAAGCGCGGCAGCACAGGCCCTTTGCCTCCCCTACCGCCTCGCTGA
- a CDS encoding penicillin-binding protein 1A yields MSTFRRGSPAAPPRTTSPQTVRRASVPPPRPPGPSRTRQVVSRLGIYLASVSAAAALGAFGGLAVTLSRLPDVSTLQFYVPHETTKIFDKDGHLIANVHGEENRVVLPLHDIPKSLQHAVIAMEDTDFYDHYGINPKGIGRALLVNVAEGQTVEGASTLTQQLAKNLFLEPAKTLPRKIAEAWLAIQIEHHYGKSQILEMYLNQVYWGHNAYGVEAAALNYFGKSSRKLTLAESAMLAGILRGPEYFSPYRNPKGARKLQRLVLDRMLFAGFINDRQHRDALKQELKYPGITSYAYKVPYFTAWMIQQLVERYGPDTVMKGGLRVYTTLDLDLQVQAERMLREAVAKNAVYNIHQGALVAVEPKSGYVRAIVGGTDFKKTKFNRATQALRPPGSTFKPFVYLAALSAGYTPGTVIEDEPISIPIGNGQVYSPNNYDYKFRGPITMRRALESSVNIVAVKLGHQVGLDRVIKTAQTLGVTSKLGENLSLPLGTSEVTPFEMASAYAVLANDGHRNPATMVVKIEDRNGRLLEDNRPRPQRVYEAEPVRQLVSMMRGVILHGTGTAANLGRPAGGKTGTTSDARDVWFVGFTPDLACSVWMGNDDNSKLNYGSTGGTVCAPLWREFMTYAHRDIKPHDFPAPSKVKEARANKRTGKLLKDGEAPAPEDGVPSEVEIDPMTGLPARPTTTSEPVMTIQPVVPEQPPPVRVPVNLNRPTVAKPLPPRPKLKPVEPEEPPPTEPQTDETLLEPVPEMPAENP; encoded by the coding sequence TTGTCTACCTTCCGTCGGGGCAGTCCCGCGGCTCCGCCTCGCACGACGTCGCCCCAGACCGTGCGTCGGGCCTCGGTCCCCCCTCCCCGTCCACCGGGGCCATCCCGCACTCGCCAGGTCGTCTCCAGGCTGGGGATCTACCTGGCCTCAGTCAGCGCCGCGGCAGCCCTGGGGGCATTCGGCGGACTCGCCGTCACGCTGTCGCGCCTGCCGGACGTGAGCACCCTGCAGTTCTACGTCCCGCACGAGACCACGAAAATCTTCGACAAGGACGGTCATCTGATTGCCAACGTCCACGGCGAAGAAAACCGGGTCGTGCTGCCCCTGCATGACATTCCGAAGTCGCTTCAGCACGCCGTCATCGCGATGGAAGACACCGACTTCTACGACCATTACGGCATCAACCCGAAGGGCATCGGGCGGGCCTTGCTGGTCAACGTGGCCGAAGGCCAGACCGTGGAAGGGGCCTCGACCCTGACCCAACAACTGGCCAAGAATTTGTTTCTCGAGCCTGCCAAGACCTTGCCCCGAAAGATCGCCGAGGCCTGGCTGGCGATTCAGATCGAGCATCACTACGGCAAATCGCAAATTCTGGAGATGTACCTGAATCAGGTGTACTGGGGCCACAACGCCTACGGCGTGGAAGCCGCTGCCCTGAACTATTTCGGCAAGTCTTCGCGCAAGCTGACCCTGGCCGAAAGCGCCATGCTGGCGGGAATCCTGCGCGGGCCCGAATACTTTTCGCCCTATCGCAACCCGAAGGGGGCCCGGAAACTGCAGCGCCTGGTGCTCGACCGCATGCTGTTCGCCGGCTTCATCAACGACCGCCAGCACCGCGATGCCCTCAAGCAGGAGCTGAAATACCCCGGTATCACCAGTTATGCCTACAAGGTGCCTTATTTCACGGCCTGGATGATCCAGCAGCTGGTGGAGCGCTATGGCCCCGATACCGTGATGAAGGGGGGCCTGCGGGTCTACACCACGCTGGACCTCGACTTGCAGGTACAGGCCGAAAGGATGCTGCGCGAGGCGGTGGCAAAAAACGCCGTGTACAACATTCACCAGGGCGCACTGGTGGCGGTCGAGCCCAAATCGGGTTATGTCCGCGCGATCGTGGGCGGCACCGACTTCAAGAAAACCAAGTTCAACCGCGCCACTCAGGCCTTGCGGCCCCCTGGTTCAACCTTCAAGCCCTTCGTCTATCTGGCGGCGTTGTCAGCGGGTTACACGCCAGGCACCGTGATTGAAGACGAACCGATCAGCATCCCGATCGGGAACGGGCAGGTGTATTCGCCCAATAACTACGACTACAAGTTCCGTGGGCCGATCACGATGCGTCGGGCACTGGAGTCCTCCGTCAACATCGTGGCGGTCAAACTGGGACATCAGGTGGGCCTGGACCGCGTCATCAAGACAGCCCAGACCTTGGGCGTGACCAGCAAGCTGGGGGAGAACCTGTCCCTGCCGCTGGGTACCTCGGAGGTCACACCCTTCGAGATGGCCTCAGCCTACGCCGTGCTGGCCAATGATGGACACCGCAACCCGGCCACGATGGTGGTCAAGATTGAAGACCGTAACGGACGCCTGCTGGAGGACAATCGCCCCCGGCCCCAGCGGGTGTACGAAGCCGAGCCGGTGCGGCAGCTGGTCAGCATGATGCGCGGCGTCATCTTGCACGGGACCGGCACGGCCGCCAACCTGGGGCGGCCCGCCGGTGGTAAGACCGGAACCACCAGTGATGCCCGCGATGTCTGGTTCGTCGGCTTCACCCCCGACCTGGCTTGCTCCGTCTGGATGGGCAACGACGACAATTCCAAGCTCAACTACGGAAGCACGGGCGGCACGGTCTGCGCTCCTTTATGGCGCGAATTCATGACCTATGCGCACCGGGACATCAAGCCGCACGATTTCCCTGCGCCCTCCAAGGTGAAGGAAGCCAGGGCCAACAAGCGCACGGGCAAGTTGCTGAAGGATGGGGAGGCACCTGCGCCGGAAGACGGCGTGCCGTCGGAGGTCGAGATCGACCCCATGACCGGTCTGCCCGCGCGTCCGACCACGACCTCGGAACCGGTCATGACCATCCAACCAGTCGTCCCCGAGCAACCTCCCCCGGTGCGGGTGCCGGTGAACCTGAACCGGCCGACCGTGGCCAAGCCCCTGCCCCCGCGACCGAAGCTGAAGCCGGTGGAACCGGAAGAACCGCCCCCCACCGAGCCCCAGACGGATGAGACCTTGCTTGAGCCGGTCCCCGAAATGCCGGCGGAAAATCCGTGA
- a CDS encoding sulfite exporter TauE/SafE family protein, with protein MTPLDALYLLLGALTGLLSGLLGVGGGFLLVPALAIGLGWPLVKAVGTSLMYVAAIGLGGAWTHWRAGNLDGRLVAWLAVPAALLAPLGAELAVHLPNAWLALSFSLLLLGVAYSMWRPFRPAEVSDGSEPPRGRAVAWGAVVGVLSGLFGVGGGLLLVPAQNVALRVPLKRAIGNSLAVVLLTGLVGAIAHLRLGTPNTHAALPLIAGGMVGVQAGTWWLARLSVPHLRTGLALFLLSLAVVTGARALAELGIVP; from the coding sequence GTGACGCCCCTTGATGCCCTCTACCTGCTGCTGGGCGCGCTGACGGGGCTGCTCTCGGGCTTGCTCGGCGTGGGAGGCGGTTTCCTGCTGGTGCCGGCCCTGGCCATCGGCCTTGGCTGGCCATTGGTGAAGGCCGTCGGCACCAGCCTGATGTACGTCGCGGCCATCGGACTGGGGGGCGCCTGGACGCATTGGCGTGCCGGTAATCTCGATGGGCGCCTGGTGGCGTGGTTGGCTGTGCCGGCGGCCTTGCTGGCGCCGCTGGGGGCTGAACTGGCCGTGCATCTGCCCAACGCCTGGCTGGCCCTGAGCTTCTCCCTCCTGCTGCTGGGCGTCGCATACAGCATGTGGCGCCCCTTTCGTCCGGCGGAGGTCAGCGACGGGAGTGAGCCGCCACGTGGCCGGGCCGTGGCGTGGGGGGCCGTGGTGGGCGTCTTGTCTGGGCTATTTGGCGTGGGCGGTGGCTTGCTGCTGGTGCCGGCCCAAAACGTGGCGCTCAGGGTGCCCTTGAAACGGGCCATCGGCAACAGCCTGGCCGTGGTTCTGCTGACGGGCCTGGTGGGGGCCATCGCCCATCTGCGCCTCGGCACACCAAACACGCACGCAGCCTTGCCGCTGATCGCTGGCGGGATGGTCGGCGTGCAGGCCGGTACCTGGTGGCTGGCACGGCTGTCGGTACCGCACCTCCGCACAGGCCTCGCCCTGTTCTTGCTCTCGCTGGCGGTGGTCACCGGCGCACGGGCCCTGGCAGAGCTGGGTATTGTCCCCTGA
- a CDS encoding tRNA threonylcarbamoyladenosine dehydratase, whose protein sequence is MLHRFSRLELLVGREGYARLKDARVAVFGLGGVGSYAAEALARAAVGELTIVDFDLVCATNVNRQLHAMIGTIGKPKSEVMAERIKKINPHGKVIAHQTFYNAERAEDLLAGPDGRGYDYVLDCIDNVTAKLHLIATAHGRGMPVIAAMGAASKLDPTRIKVGDISETQTCSLARDVRKELRRKYGITSGIKAVWSSEKPITPAPEVADCTVKCICPPTHEKGVNDCELKNQINGTISYMPAMFGLMMAGVALQDLLAGTPYAPPEALEHPCGAVFSPAGEVLAPPAPERAACPVPV, encoded by the coding sequence GTGCTGCATCGTTTCAGTCGCCTGGAATTGCTGGTGGGTCGCGAGGGCTATGCCCGCCTGAAGGATGCGCGGGTGGCCGTGTTCGGCCTGGGCGGGGTGGGCTCCTACGCCGCCGAGGCGCTGGCCCGCGCGGCCGTTGGTGAGCTCACCATTGTCGACTTCGACCTGGTCTGCGCCACCAACGTGAATCGCCAGCTGCACGCCATGATCGGGACCATCGGCAAGCCCAAGTCCGAGGTGATGGCCGAGCGCATCAAAAAAATCAATCCGCACGGCAAGGTGATCGCGCACCAGACCTTCTACAACGCCGAGCGAGCGGAAGACCTGCTGGCCGGCCCGGATGGTCGAGGCTATGACTACGTGCTTGATTGCATCGATAACGTGACGGCCAAATTGCACCTGATCGCCACCGCCCACGGGCGCGGAATGCCGGTTATTGCGGCCATGGGGGCGGCCAGCAAGCTCGACCCCACCCGCATCAAGGTGGGCGATATCTCGGAGACGCAAACGTGTTCCCTGGCGAGGGACGTGCGCAAGGAACTGCGCCGCAAATACGGCATCACCTCCGGCATCAAGGCGGTCTGGTCTTCGGAGAAGCCCATCACGCCCGCGCCTGAGGTCGCAGACTGTACCGTCAAGTGCATCTGCCCCCCCACGCACGAGAAGGGCGTCAACGACTGCGAGTTGAAGAACCAGATCAACGGCACCATCTCGTACATGCCCGCCATGTTCGGCCTGATGATGGCCGGGGTGGCCTTACAGGACCTGCTGGCCGGGACGCCCTATGCGCCACCTGAGGCGCTGGAACATCCTTGTGGCGCTGTTTTTTCCCCTGCCGGAGAGGTGCTGGCGCCTCCCGCGCCCGAACGGGCCGCTTGCCCCGTTCCCGTCTGA
- the pyrH gene encoding UMP kinase, producing MLKLSGEALMGDLGYGIDPKVVQHIASEIKRIVALNVELAIVVGGGNIFRGMAASAKGMDRATADYVGMLATVMNCLALQDGLEKAGITTRVLSAMEIREVAEPFIRRRALRHLEKGRVVIFGGGTGNPYFTTDTAASLRAAEIGAEVLLMAKKVGGVFDRDPKLDADAVKFDRLSYLDVLTQELRVMDHTAITLCKDNDIPIVVFDLSTPGHLERVLAGESIGTTVHH from the coding sequence ATGCTCAAGCTCAGTGGAGAAGCCCTGATGGGCGACTTGGGCTATGGCATTGACCCCAAGGTCGTCCAGCATATCGCTTCCGAAATCAAGCGGATTGTCGCGCTGAACGTGGAACTGGCCATCGTCGTGGGCGGGGGCAACATTTTTCGCGGGATGGCGGCAAGCGCCAAGGGCATGGACCGGGCCACGGCCGACTACGTGGGCATGTTGGCGACGGTCATGAACTGCTTGGCCCTCCAAGACGGCTTGGAAAAGGCCGGCATCACGACGCGGGTGCTTTCCGCCATGGAAATTCGCGAGGTGGCCGAGCCCTTCATCCGACGCCGCGCCCTGCGACATCTGGAGAAGGGGCGGGTCGTGATCTTCGGGGGTGGCACCGGCAACCCCTATTTCACCACGGACACGGCCGCCAGCTTGCGCGCGGCTGAAATTGGCGCCGAAGTGCTGCTGATGGCGAAGAAAGTCGGCGGCGTGTTCGATCGCGACCCGAAGCTGGATGCGGATGCGGTCAAGTTCGACCGCCTCAGCTATCTGGACGTGCTGACACAGGAACTGCGGGTCATGGACCACACGGCCATCACCCTGTGTAAGGACAACGACATCCCGATCGTGGTCTTTGACCTCTCCACGCCGGGGCACCTCGAGCGGGTGCTGGCCGGGGAGTCGATTGGCACCACGGTTCATCACTGA
- a CDS encoding purine-nucleoside phosphorylase, translating into MPATPSHTHNPAAEALRERILAVSGELPRVAVVLGSGIKALEDLVQGGSISYGDLPGFPEATVAGHQGVLSWGRSAPDGPPVLVARGRFHLYEGHGLGEALTLVACFAALGVRDLVLTNAAGGLRADWRPGDLMLVADHLNLQGVQAGFPGATDAQDAAGLHAVEPYDVAWRGRLSRAAMEAGIALREGVYVGLLGPSYETMAENRFLLFSGVDAVGMSTVPEVARAHSLGMRVVALSCITNISITPTGAAETSHQEVVDVAKAASAHMETLLRAAIAVAPSRQG; encoded by the coding sequence ATGCCCGCAACCCCATCGCATACCCACAACCCGGCCGCTGAGGCGCTGCGGGAGCGCATCCTGGCGGTCTCCGGCGAACTCCCCCGGGTCGCGGTGGTGCTGGGTTCCGGCATCAAGGCACTGGAAGACCTGGTGCAGGGGGGAAGCATCTCCTATGGGGACTTGCCAGGCTTTCCGGAGGCCACCGTGGCCGGGCACCAGGGCGTACTCAGCTGGGGACGGTCGGCCCCGGATGGCCCGCCGGTGCTGGTGGCGCGCGGCCGCTTTCACCTCTATGAGGGGCACGGCCTGGGCGAGGCCTTGACCCTGGTGGCCTGTTTCGCCGCCCTCGGGGTGCGCGACCTGGTGCTCACCAACGCCGCCGGTGGCCTGCGCGCTGATTGGCGCCCGGGTGATTTGATGCTGGTGGCGGACCACCTCAACCTGCAAGGGGTCCAGGCCGGCTTCCCTGGCGCAACCGACGCGCAAGATGCGGCGGGGCTCCACGCCGTCGAACCCTACGATGTCGCCTGGCGCGGTCGGCTGTCTCGTGCCGCCATGGAAGCGGGTATTGCGCTCCGAGAGGGCGTCTATGTCGGCCTGCTGGGGCCTTCCTACGAGACGATGGCGGAAAACCGCTTCCTGCTGTTTTCCGGGGTCGATGCAGTGGGGATGTCGACCGTTCCGGAAGTGGCCCGCGCCCACAGCCTGGGCATGCGCGTGGTCGCCCTCTCCTGCATCACCAACATCTCCATCACCCCCACGGGCGCAGCGGAGACCTCCCACCAGGAGGTCGTCGATGTGGCCAAGGCGGCCTCCGCCCACATGGAAACGCTGCTTCGGGCCGCCATCGCGGTGGCGCCCAGCCGTCAGGGGTAG
- the frr gene encoding ribosome recycling factor has product MSTQDIIHRAEDKMKKAIAATQRDFASIRTGRASAALLDRISVDYYGAETPIKSMGNISTPDSRTIQIQVFDRGSVGLVEKAIHKSDLGLTPNTDGQLIRLNIPPLTEERRKDMVKVAKKSAEDGRVAIRNVRRDEMDAVKKLEKANECTEDDRKRSEDQIQKLTDRFIKELDELLAHKEREILEV; this is encoded by the coding sequence ATGTCGACCCAAGACATCATTCATCGCGCCGAAGACAAGATGAAAAAGGCGATCGCCGCCACCCAGCGGGATTTCGCCTCCATTCGTACCGGGCGGGCCTCGGCCGCTCTGCTCGACCGGATCTCCGTGGACTACTACGGGGCCGAAACGCCGATCAAATCGATGGGGAACATCTCCACTCCCGATTCGCGCACGATCCAGATTCAGGTCTTCGATCGCGGCTCGGTGGGCCTCGTCGAGAAGGCCATCCACAAGAGCGACCTCGGCCTCACCCCCAACACCGATGGGCAGCTCATTCGACTCAACATTCCGCCCCTGACGGAGGAGCGGCGCAAGGATATGGTCAAGGTGGCCAAGAAGAGCGCCGAAGATGGCCGCGTGGCCATTCGGAATGTGCGGCGCGACGAGATGGACGCCGTGAAGAAGCTCGAAAAGGCCAACGAGTGCACCGAAGATGACCGCAAGCGCTCGGAAGACCAGATTCAGAAGCTGACCGATCGCTTCATCAAGGAACTCGACGAGTTGCTGGCGCACAAGGAACGGGAGATCCTGGAGGTCTGA